A window from bacterium encodes these proteins:
- the dxr gene encoding 1-deoxy-D-xylulose-5-phosphate reductoisomerase: PAAAGELRRELAGTGIEVGAGQEGLVRAAVHPEAQIVLSAIVGAAGILPTWEAARAGRTIALANKESLVAAGAAITGAVRASGGTILPVDSEHSALFQLLRDREPSEVRNIILTASGGPFFRRAGDLAAVAPEDALRHPSWSMGAKVTIDSATLMNKGLEVIEAHWLFGVPLERIAVVVHPQSIVHGAVELCDGALLAHLSPPDMRIPIAAALHHPERVALPWKRLDLAALGRLEFHEPDHGRFPALRLAYDAFARGGTAPAVLNAANEVAVEAFLARRLGFTAIPALVAAVLERQPAGPAQPGIPEVLAADAAARAAARAVLDDFEPPRRT; this comes from the coding sequence ACCCGGCGGCGGCGGGCGAGCTGCGGCGCGAGCTGGCGGGCACCGGCATCGAGGTCGGGGCCGGGCAGGAGGGGCTCGTGCGCGCGGCGGTGCACCCCGAGGCGCAGATCGTGCTGTCGGCCATCGTGGGCGCGGCCGGCATCCTGCCCACGTGGGAGGCGGCGCGCGCCGGCAGGACGATCGCCCTTGCGAACAAGGAGTCGCTCGTCGCGGCCGGCGCCGCGATCACGGGGGCGGTGCGTGCCTCCGGCGGGACGATCCTCCCCGTGGACAGCGAGCACAGCGCGCTCTTCCAGCTGCTGCGCGACCGCGAACCGTCCGAGGTCCGGAACATCATCCTCACCGCCTCCGGCGGGCCGTTCTTCCGGCGTGCCGGGGACCTTGCCGCGGTGGCCCCGGAGGATGCGCTGCGCCACCCGAGCTGGAGCATGGGCGCGAAGGTCACGATCGACTCGGCGACGCTGATGAACAAGGGCCTGGAGGTCATCGAGGCGCACTGGCTCTTCGGGGTGCCGCTCGAGCGCATCGCCGTCGTCGTGCACCCCCAGAGCATCGTGCACGGCGCGGTCGAGCTCTGCGACGGCGCGTTGCTGGCGCACCTGTCGCCGCCGGACATGCGCATCCCGATCGCCGCCGCGCTGCACCACCCCGAGCGCGTGGCGTTGCCGTGGAAGCGCCTGGATCTCGCCGCGCTCGGGCGGCTGGAGTTCCACGAGCCGGACCACGGCCGGTTCCCCGCGCTGCGGCTGGCCTACGACGCCTTCGCCCGCGGCGGGACGGCGCCGGCGGTGCTCAACGCGGCGAACGAGGTCGCGGTCGAGGCCTTCCTCGCGCGGCGCCTCGGCTTCACGGCCATCCCGGCGCTGGTCGCCGCGGTGCTCGAGCGCCAGCCGGCCGGGCCGGCGCAGCCCGGCATCCCGGAGGTGCTCGCCGCGGACGCCGCGGCGCGCGCGGCGGCGCGCGCGGTCCTGGACGATTTCGAACCCCCACGGAGGACATAG
- the rseP gene encoding RIP metalloprotease RseP: MTGFITAILVLSALVLVHELGHFIAARRLGVGVLKFSIGFGPRVWSVKRGQTEYAISAFPLGGFVKMVGDSEEERAPAEGADAAPSEPPPDPATSFEHKSVWARMLIVGAGPISNIVFAIAVFWVVFMAGVPTLLTEIGTVQPNYPAADAGLRPGDVIAAIDGRPVGTWDELTEVVHASAGRAREFTVRRGSETLALSITPRPSPSATVFGEATTVGLIGITPAERFVTRRFGPVDAAWQSLRRTGEIMELTIVGIVKIFQRVVPAKTIGGPIMIVQMAKQQAQLGVMNLVFFSAFLSISLGLFNLFPIPVLDGGQIWFLLAEAVRGKPLSRRTREITQQIGLALLVLLMLFAFYNDISRNITGDKGF, from the coding sequence ATGACCGGATTCATCACCGCGATCCTGGTGCTCTCGGCGCTCGTGCTGGTGCACGAACTCGGGCACTTCATCGCCGCGCGCCGCCTCGGCGTCGGGGTGCTCAAGTTCTCCATCGGCTTCGGCCCGCGCGTCTGGAGCGTCAAGCGCGGGCAGACCGAGTACGCGATCTCGGCGTTCCCCCTCGGCGGCTTCGTGAAGATGGTCGGGGACAGCGAGGAGGAGAGGGCCCCCGCCGAGGGCGCGGACGCGGCGCCGTCGGAGCCGCCGCCCGATCCGGCGACGTCGTTCGAGCACAAGTCGGTGTGGGCGCGCATGCTCATCGTGGGCGCCGGCCCGATCTCGAACATCGTGTTCGCGATTGCGGTCTTCTGGGTCGTGTTCATGGCCGGGGTGCCGACGCTGCTGACGGAGATCGGCACCGTGCAGCCGAACTACCCCGCCGCCGACGCCGGGCTGCGGCCCGGCGACGTGATCGCGGCGATCGACGGCCGGCCGGTGGGGACCTGGGACGAGCTGACGGAGGTCGTGCACGCGAGCGCCGGCAGGGCCCGCGAGTTCACCGTGCGGCGCGGCTCCGAGACGCTGGCGCTGTCCATCACGCCGCGCCCCTCGCCCTCGGCGACGGTCTTCGGCGAGGCGACGACGGTCGGGCTCATCGGGATCACACCGGCCGAGCGCTTCGTGACGCGCCGCTTCGGGCCGGTGGACGCGGCCTGGCAGAGCCTGCGGCGCACCGGCGAGATCATGGAGCTGACGATCGTGGGGATCGTCAAGATCTTCCAGCGCGTCGTGCCCGCGAAGACCATCGGCGGACCGATCATGATCGTGCAGATGGCGAAGCAGCAGGCGCAGCTTGGGGTGATGAACCTGGTGTTCTTCAGCGCGTTCCTCTCGATCTCGCTCGGCCTCTTCAACCTCTTCCCGATCCCCGTGCTCGACGGGGGCCAGATCTGGTTCCTGCTGGCCGAGGCCGTCCGCGGCAAGCCGCTGAGCCGGCGCACGCGGGAGATCACGCAGCAGATCGGCCTCGCGCTGCTGGTGCTGCTGATGCTCTTCGCCTTCTACAACGACATCAGCCGGAACATCACGGGGGACAAGGGCTTCTGA
- the ispG gene encoding flavodoxin-dependent (E)-4-hydroxy-3-methylbut-2-enyl-diphosphate synthase, with product MRGAAAAPVGRTVAVRVGALTVGGGAPVSVQSMTKTDTRDVGATVRQLRALERAGCQIGRVAVPDRGALEAFARIRGKVSLPLVADIHFDHRLAIACIAAGADKVRINPGNIGGTARMQEVALRAQERGCAIRVGVNAGSLEREIAAKHGGATPAALVESAQRAVRDLEAVGFTAIVVSLKASSVPHTIAAYRLAARALRYPLHLGVTEAGFGLAGIVKSSVGMGTLLADGIGDTLRVSLTDSPLVEVRVGREILASLGLRREGVEIVSCPTCGRCGVDLRRTARAVARALADVAEPLTVAVMGCPVNGPGEAKAADVGLAGGRGKAVIFARGQVLKTVPESRMIAALTGAVREEAARRRRARGRG from the coding sequence ATGCGCGGAGCGGCGGCTGCGCCAGTGGGCCGGACGGTCGCGGTGCGCGTCGGCGCCCTGACCGTCGGCGGCGGCGCGCCGGTGAGCGTGCAGTCCATGACCAAGACCGACACGCGCGACGTCGGCGCGACGGTCCGCCAGCTGCGCGCCCTCGAGCGCGCCGGGTGCCAGATCGGCCGCGTCGCCGTGCCGGACCGCGGCGCCCTCGAGGCGTTTGCCCGCATCCGCGGGAAGGTCTCGCTGCCGCTTGTCGCGGACATCCACTTCGACCACCGGCTCGCGATCGCGTGCATCGCCGCCGGCGCGGACAAGGTGCGGATCAACCCGGGGAACATCGGCGGCACCGCGCGGATGCAGGAGGTGGCCCTGCGGGCGCAGGAGCGCGGCTGCGCGATCCGCGTCGGCGTCAACGCCGGCTCGCTCGAGCGCGAGATCGCGGCGAAGCACGGCGGCGCCACGCCGGCTGCGCTCGTCGAGAGCGCGCAGCGGGCGGTCCGGGACCTGGAGGCCGTCGGCTTCACCGCGATCGTCGTCTCGCTCAAGGCCTCCAGCGTGCCGCACACGATCGCCGCGTACCGCCTCGCCGCCCGCGCCCTGCGCTACCCGTTGCACCTCGGCGTCACGGAGGCCGGCTTCGGGCTGGCCGGGATCGTCAAGTCCTCCGTGGGGATGGGGACGCTGCTGGCCGACGGGATCGGCGACACGCTGCGGGTCTCGCTCACCGACTCGCCGCTCGTGGAGGTGCGCGTCGGGCGCGAGATCCTCGCCTCCCTGGGGCTGCGCCGCGAGGGCGTGGAGATCGTCTCCTGTCCGACCTGCGGCCGCTGCGGCGTGGACCTGCGGCGCACCGCGCGCGCCGTGGCGCGGGCGCTGGCCGACGTCGCGGAACCGCTGACGGTGGCGGTGATGGGCTGCCCGGTGAACGGCCCGGGCGAGGCGAAGGCGGCGGACGTCGGGCTGGCGGGAGGGCGCGGCAAGGCGGTGATCTTCGCGCGCGGGCAGGTGTTGAAAACCGTGCCGGAATCGCGCATGATCGCGGCATTGACCGGGGCGGTGCGGGAGGAGGCCGCGCGGCGCAGGCGGGCCCGCGGGCGGGGGTAG
- a CDS encoding chemotaxis protein CheW, with protein MVLKRRSERRATVRPENATVRIVTFRVGPELYGLEISGVREIDRMRPVTRVPQALSFVEGVIHLRGEIIPVIDLARRFGIGALEADKRTRIVIATLRGQHVGLIVTAVTEVLPIAASAIGAPPQLTFEAGARYISGMARVKEELISILDLDRLLSTEEFAQLQQQSLV; from the coding sequence ATGGTGCTCAAGCGCAGGAGCGAGAGGCGGGCGACGGTCCGTCCCGAGAACGCCACCGTCCGGATCGTCACCTTCCGGGTCGGGCCGGAGCTCTACGGCCTCGAGATCTCCGGGGTGCGGGAGATCGACCGGATGCGCCCCGTGACGCGCGTCCCCCAGGCGCTCTCGTTCGTCGAGGGGGTCATCCATCTGCGCGGGGAGATCATCCCCGTGATCGACCTCGCGCGGCGCTTCGGCATCGGCGCGCTGGAGGCCGACAAGCGCACGCGGATCGTGATCGCGACGCTGCGCGGGCAGCACGTCGGGCTCATCGTCACCGCGGTCACGGAGGTGCTGCCGATCGCCGCCAGCGCCATCGGCGCGCCGCCGCAGCTGACCTTCGAGGCCGGCGCGCGCTACATCTCGGGCATGGCCCGCGTCAAGGAGGAGCTGATCAGCATCCTCGACCTCGACCGGCTGCTCTCCACCGAGGAATTCGCCCAGCTGCAGCAGCAGTCATTGGTTTAG
- a CDS encoding proline--tRNA ligase — MRLTQYLVPTLREDPAEAEVVSHRLMLRAGMIRKTAAGVYSFLPLGLRALRRVEAIVRGEMDRAGALEVLLPALSPAELWRETGRWDVYGRELMRLRDRHDRDFCLGPTHEEVITDLVRREVRSWRQLPVNLYQIQTKFRDEIRPRFGLMRGREFGMKDAYSFDRDEAGAEESYRAMFCAYQRIFERCGLRFKAVEADSGQIGGSFSHEFMVLADTGEDAVVSCTACGYAANLEKAQVAQPARTEDVDAGRLPARVATPGMRTVEEVTAFLGVDAQRLVKTLLFDAGGEIVAVLVRGDHQVNETKLKNHLGGREAVPATPAQVEKATGAPVGFAGPVGLAGVPVFADRHVEAMAHFVVGANAADTHLKDVCHGRDFAVAAFADLKSAEPGDPCAKCGKPLEIVRGIEVGHVFKLGTKYTRAMQAVYLDEQGKEQEIVMGCYGIGTGRTVAASVEQNHDADGIIWPVPLAPFPVHLVTMSETDAAVRAAAEALSADLEKRGIEVLWDDRDERPGVKFKDADLLGMPLRVVLGGKSLAKGVGELRVRRTGEKSEAPLAELAATVERLLGTLV, encoded by the coding sequence ATGCGATTGACCCAGTACCTGGTCCCCACGCTGCGCGAAGACCCCGCGGAAGCCGAGGTCGTCTCGCACCGGCTGATGCTGCGCGCCGGCATGATCCGCAAGACGGCGGCGGGCGTGTACTCCTTCCTGCCGCTGGGCCTGCGCGCGCTGCGGCGCGTCGAGGCCATCGTGCGCGGCGAGATGGACCGCGCCGGCGCGCTCGAGGTGCTGCTGCCGGCGCTCTCGCCGGCGGAGCTCTGGCGCGAGACGGGCCGCTGGGACGTCTACGGCCGGGAGCTGATGCGCCTTCGCGACCGGCACGACCGCGACTTCTGTCTCGGGCCGACGCACGAGGAGGTCATCACCGACCTCGTGCGCCGCGAGGTGCGCTCGTGGCGGCAGCTGCCGGTGAACCTCTACCAGATCCAGACCAAGTTCCGGGACGAGATCCGGCCGCGCTTCGGCCTGATGCGCGGGCGCGAGTTCGGAATGAAGGACGCCTACAGCTTCGACCGCGACGAGGCGGGCGCCGAGGAGAGCTACCGCGCGATGTTCTGCGCCTACCAGCGGATCTTCGAGCGCTGCGGCCTGCGCTTCAAGGCGGTCGAGGCCGACTCCGGGCAGATCGGCGGCTCGTTCTCGCACGAGTTCATGGTGCTGGCGGACACGGGCGAGGACGCCGTGGTCTCCTGCACCGCCTGCGGCTACGCCGCGAACCTCGAGAAGGCGCAGGTCGCCCAGCCGGCGCGCACCGAAGATGTCGACGCGGGGCGGTTGCCCGCGCGCGTGGCGACGCCCGGGATGCGCACGGTCGAGGAGGTCACGGCGTTCCTCGGCGTCGACGCGCAGCGCCTTGTCAAGACGCTGCTCTTCGACGCGGGCGGCGAGATCGTGGCCGTGCTCGTGCGCGGTGACCACCAGGTGAACGAGACCAAGCTCAAGAACCATCTCGGCGGACGCGAGGCGGTGCCGGCGACGCCGGCCCAGGTGGAGAAGGCCACGGGCGCGCCGGTCGGCTTCGCGGGGCCCGTGGGCCTCGCGGGCGTGCCGGTCTTCGCCGACCGGCACGTCGAGGCGATGGCGCACTTCGTCGTCGGCGCCAATGCCGCCGACACGCACCTGAAGGACGTCTGCCACGGGCGCGACTTCGCCGTGGCCGCGTTCGCGGACCTCAAGAGCGCGGAGCCGGGCGACCCCTGCGCCAAGTGCGGCAAGCCGCTGGAGATCGTCCGCGGCATCGAGGTCGGGCACGTCTTCAAGCTCGGGACGAAGTACACCCGGGCGATGCAGGCCGTCTACCTCGACGAGCAGGGGAAGGAGCAGGAGATCGTCATGGGCTGCTACGGGATCGGCACCGGCCGCACCGTCGCGGCCTCGGTCGAGCAGAACCACGACGCCGACGGGATCATCTGGCCGGTGCCGCTGGCGCCGTTCCCCGTGCACCTGGTGACGATGAGCGAGACCGACGCGGCGGTGCGCGCGGCGGCGGAGGCGCTCAGCGCCGACCTCGAGAAGCGCGGCATCGAGGTCCTCTGGGACGACCGTGACGAACGGCCGGGCGTGAAGTTCAAGGACGCCGACCTGCTCGGCATGCCGCTGCGCGTCGTGCTCGGCGGCAAGTCGCTCGCGAAGGGCGTCGGCGAGCTGCGCGTGCGCCGCACCGGCGAGAAGTCGGAGGCGCCGCTGGCGGAGCTGGCGGCGACGGTCGAGCGGCTGCTCGGGACGCTGGTGTAG
- a CDS encoding 3-isopropylmalate dehydrogenase, with protein sequence MAKKYKIAVLGGDGTGPEVVREGVKVLKAVAAVEGFKLELVDYDWGGDRYLRTGEVLPANAVAEMKKHDAIFLGAIGHPDVKPGILEKGILLELRFGLDQYINLRPIKLFPGVETPLKDKGPADIDYVVVRENSGDAYTGSGGVMMKGTPHEVATQTAVYTRHQVDRCLKFAFELTKKRRKKNTLALCGKTNVLTFLYDLWERAFHEMGAAKYPKIKREYYHVDATCMWMVKNPEWFDVIVTGNMFGDIITDLGAITQGGMGIAAGGNINPEGVSMFEPIGGSAPKYTGQNIINPLAAICAGQMMLETLGEEKAAARIEKAVMRVVAKDLKSLSAGKMGKSTSQVGDLVAKYAV encoded by the coding sequence ATGGCGAAGAAGTACAAGATCGCGGTGCTCGGCGGCGACGGGACCGGGCCCGAGGTGGTGCGCGAGGGCGTCAAGGTGCTCAAGGCCGTGGCGGCCGTCGAGGGCTTCAAGCTCGAACTGGTCGACTACGACTGGGGCGGCGACCGCTACCTGCGCACCGGCGAGGTGCTCCCCGCCAACGCGGTCGCGGAGATGAAGAAGCACGACGCGATCTTCCTCGGCGCCATCGGCCACCCCGACGTGAAGCCCGGCATCCTCGAGAAGGGCATCCTGCTCGAGCTGCGCTTCGGGCTCGACCAGTACATCAACCTGCGGCCGATCAAGCTCTTCCCCGGCGTCGAGACGCCGCTCAAGGACAAGGGGCCCGCGGACATCGACTACGTCGTCGTGCGCGAGAACTCCGGCGACGCCTACACCGGCTCCGGCGGCGTGATGATGAAGGGCACGCCGCACGAGGTCGCGACGCAGACCGCCGTCTACACGCGCCACCAGGTCGACCGCTGCCTGAAGTTCGCGTTCGAGCTGACGAAGAAGCGCAGGAAGAAGAACACGCTGGCGCTCTGCGGCAAGACGAACGTGCTGACCTTCCTCTACGATCTCTGGGAGCGCGCGTTCCACGAGATGGGCGCCGCGAAGTACCCGAAGATCAAGCGGGAGTACTATCACGTCGACGCGACGTGCATGTGGATGGTCAAGAACCCGGAGTGGTTCGACGTCATCGTCACCGGCAACATGTTCGGCGACATCATCACGGACCTCGGCGCGATCACGCAGGGCGGCATGGGGATCGCCGCCGGCGGCAACATCAACCCCGAGGGCGTGTCGATGTTCGAACCGATCGGCGGCTCGGCGCCGAAGTACACCGGCCAGAACATCATCAACCCGCTGGCGGCGATCTGCGCCGGTCAGATGATGCTCGAGACGCTCGGCGAGGAGAAGGCCGCGGCGCGCATCGAGAAGGCGGTGATGAGGGTCGTCGCGAAGGACCTGAAGTCGCTCAGCGCCGGGAAGATGGGGAAGAGCACCTCGCAGGTGGGGGACCTCGTCGCGAAGTACGCCGTCTAG